The following proteins are encoded in a genomic region of Sorangiineae bacterium MSr12523:
- a CDS encoding 2Fe-2S iron-sulfur cluster-binding protein: MAIVRFKGYGEIEVPVGTSILEAAQELHAPEGYACGGVCACSTCHIYVTKGSNLLSDQEEEEEDMLDKAFDVRSNSRLGCQSKIERDGEIEVEITRESLEAYENEHPQERGKYVTWR; this comes from the coding sequence ATGGCCATCGTCCGATTCAAAGGTTACGGCGAAATCGAAGTCCCCGTGGGTACGAGCATCCTCGAGGCCGCCCAAGAGCTGCACGCGCCGGAAGGCTATGCGTGCGGCGGCGTGTGTGCCTGCTCGACGTGCCACATCTACGTGACCAAGGGCAGCAATCTTCTATCCGATCAGGAAGAGGAAGAAGAGGACATGCTCGACAAGGCGTTCGACGTGCGTTCGAATTCGCGCCTTGGTTGCCAATCGAAAATCGAGCGCGACGGTGAAATCGAAGTCGAAATCACGCGCGAAAGCCTCGAAGCCTACGAGAACGAGCACCCGCAAGAGCGCGGCAAATACGTTACCTGGCGCTGA
- the hscA gene encoding Fe-S protein assembly chaperone HscA → MPSALLDIFDPKAAPRPIGIDLGTTHSLVASVRDGHPETIADCDQEVLLPSVVSYTDHGVIVGRAAQSRAVDNPRDTIVSVKRFMGRGADDPETRRMGPYQFGASQGNGQPNVVRFLVRGGREVTPVEVSAEILRTLKRNAEDELRTVGGAVITVPAYFDDAQRQATKDAGRLAGLEVLRLLNEPTAAALAYGLDKKQNGHFAVYDLGGGTFDITILLLDDGVFQVKATGGDSALGGDDMDRAIAEIVLRDLGYETGPAHAPTDPSFLRLLLDTSREIKHALTTALEAEVRLPNAQGHEQSVVVTRSRFEGAIKLLLDRTGVACRRALKDAGLKPEDLDGVILVGGSTRVPYVHTYVKSLFKREPLADIDPDQVVALGAAVQADLLAGEGPRDEVLLLDVLPLSLGIEVGGGVVDKILPRNITIPTGARATYTTQEDNQTGFVIHVVQGERELAGDCRSLAHFTLKGIPPMPAGMAKLEVNFQVDADGLLGVHAKELVTGIEQKVAVKPSYGLDDETVEKMLLDALDHGEQDLLTRRIAENRLEAHRIVSATEKAVTSDAELLEPGEREAIELAMAALAEAARGSDPGKMHHLIEELDRVSKPFATRRMNRAIARAIEGRNVDDVEKRV, encoded by the coding sequence ATGCCGAGCGCACTCCTCGATATTTTCGACCCCAAGGCTGCCCCGCGTCCCATTGGAATCGATCTGGGCACCACGCATTCGCTGGTGGCGTCCGTGCGCGATGGGCACCCCGAGACGATTGCCGACTGCGATCAAGAGGTGCTCCTGCCCAGCGTGGTTTCCTATACGGACCACGGCGTCATCGTCGGGCGGGCCGCGCAGTCGCGCGCGGTGGACAACCCGCGCGACACGATCGTCAGCGTGAAGCGCTTCATGGGACGCGGTGCCGACGACCCGGAGACGCGCCGGATGGGGCCTTATCAATTCGGGGCCTCCCAGGGTAATGGCCAGCCCAACGTGGTTCGCTTTCTCGTGCGCGGCGGGCGTGAGGTCACGCCCGTCGAGGTGAGCGCCGAGATCTTGCGCACGTTGAAGCGCAACGCGGAGGACGAGCTTCGCACCGTGGGCGGAGCCGTCATCACGGTGCCTGCGTACTTCGACGATGCCCAGCGACAGGCCACGAAAGATGCGGGCCGTCTCGCCGGCCTCGAGGTGCTGCGCCTTCTGAACGAGCCCACCGCGGCCGCTTTGGCCTATGGACTCGACAAAAAGCAGAATGGCCATTTCGCCGTTTACGATTTGGGCGGTGGCACGTTCGACATTACGATTTTGCTGTTGGACGACGGCGTCTTCCAGGTCAAAGCCACGGGCGGCGATAGCGCGTTGGGCGGCGACGACATGGACCGGGCCATCGCCGAAATCGTACTTCGCGATCTCGGTTACGAGACGGGCCCGGCACACGCACCGACGGATCCGTCGTTTTTGCGCCTGCTGCTCGATACGTCGCGCGAGATCAAACACGCATTGACCACGGCCCTGGAGGCCGAGGTCAGATTGCCGAATGCGCAAGGCCACGAGCAGTCGGTGGTGGTGACGCGCAGCCGTTTCGAAGGCGCGATCAAGCTTCTGCTCGACCGAACCGGCGTGGCCTGTCGCCGCGCGCTCAAGGACGCGGGGCTCAAGCCCGAGGATCTCGACGGCGTCATCTTGGTGGGCGGCTCCACGCGCGTTCCGTACGTGCACACCTACGTGAAGAGCCTTTTCAAGCGCGAGCCCTTGGCGGACATCGATCCGGATCAAGTGGTGGCGCTGGGCGCAGCGGTGCAGGCCGATTTGCTGGCCGGCGAAGGTCCGCGCGACGAAGTGCTTTTGCTCGACGTGCTCCCGCTCTCGCTGGGCATCGAGGTGGGCGGCGGCGTGGTGGACAAGATTCTGCCGCGCAACATCACCATTCCCACGGGCGCGCGTGCGACGTACACCACGCAAGAGGACAATCAAACCGGCTTCGTGATTCACGTCGTGCAAGGAGAGCGCGAGCTCGCCGGGGATTGCCGCAGCTTGGCGCATTTCACGCTAAAAGGAATTCCGCCGATGCCGGCGGGCATGGCCAAACTGGAAGTGAACTTCCAGGTCGACGCCGACGGCCTGCTCGGCGTGCACGCGAAAGAGCTGGTCACCGGCATCGAGCAAAAGGTGGCGGTGAAGCCTTCGTACGGCCTCGACGACGAGACTGTCGAAAAGATGCTGCTCGATGCGCTCGACCACGGCGAGCAAGATTTGCTCACGCGCCGCATCGCCGAAAATCGGTTGGAGGCGCATCGCATCGTGAGCGCCACGGAAAAAGCGGTGACGAGCGATGCCGAGTTGCTCGAGCCGGGCGAGCGCGAAGCCATCGAGCTGGCCATGGCGGCCCTGGCCGAGGCGGCGCGCGGGAGCGATCCCGGCAAGATGCACCATTTGATCGAAGAGCTCGACCGCGTGAGCAAGCCCTTTGCGACGCGCCGAATGAACCGCGCGATTGCACGCGCCATCGAAGGGCGCAACGTCGACGACGTGGAAAAGCGCGTTTAG
- a CDS encoding extracellular solute-binding protein, whose amino-acid sequence MMRARIGLFATMLLAVACGGAPQTSGSTDQALTGKRTLRVALYPFIPADIDGKEGFTKLRAMLEARFEEQNPDVDLVLAEMDPNAAEFYDRAKLAAWLRDVQDVVEIDTALMGDIAGELAEWNDPNRGDWHPAAREAVTYRGRSYGVPHLQCSHFVYTRDAAVVTAKTVTELAQRLEALPAPALGAPIRGTWTLPSLFLDAYEDRHPGASLAGVISRPGFPNARLVEGLASLVRTCAVGDTNPCLDATYDNPNVAMDDFAAKKTGAYIGFSESLHRILVQRKDTAPIFVTSAPLGEGSYPLLFTDALVRGKKCKGACARDAQAFADFLTSPATMELVMMGDDLDSGVPRYLLPATRSAYHSPRVKNDSTYRVLESLTRRAEPYPNRDIYEVVQDGTRAEQLLAQLKEAVATK is encoded by the coding sequence ATGATGCGCGCACGAATCGGACTTTTCGCGACGATGCTCCTTGCAGTTGCCTGCGGTGGTGCTCCCCAGACATCGGGAAGCACGGACCAGGCGCTGACCGGCAAGCGCACACTTCGCGTGGCGCTTTATCCGTTCATCCCGGCCGACATCGATGGCAAAGAAGGCTTCACGAAGCTTCGCGCAATGCTCGAGGCGCGGTTCGAGGAGCAGAACCCGGACGTCGACCTCGTGCTCGCCGAGATGGATCCCAATGCGGCGGAGTTCTACGACCGCGCCAAGTTGGCGGCGTGGCTGCGTGATGTTCAGGATGTGGTCGAAATCGATACGGCGCTGATGGGCGACATCGCGGGTGAGCTCGCCGAGTGGAACGATCCGAACCGCGGCGATTGGCACCCGGCGGCCCGCGAGGCGGTGACGTACCGCGGGCGGTCGTACGGGGTTCCGCACCTGCAGTGCAGCCACTTCGTCTACACGCGCGACGCCGCCGTGGTGACGGCGAAAACCGTGACGGAGCTCGCGCAGCGTCTCGAGGCACTGCCCGCGCCTGCGTTGGGCGCGCCGATTCGCGGAACGTGGACCCTGCCGTCGCTCTTCCTGGATGCCTACGAGGACCGCCACCCGGGCGCGTCGCTCGCGGGCGTCATCTCGCGGCCGGGATTTCCCAATGCGCGCCTCGTCGAGGGCCTCGCGTCATTGGTGCGCACGTGCGCGGTGGGCGATACGAATCCCTGTTTGGACGCGACGTATGACAATCCCAATGTCGCCATGGACGATTTCGCTGCGAAGAAAACCGGCGCGTACATCGGTTTCTCCGAATCGCTGCATCGCATATTGGTGCAGCGCAAAGACACGGCGCCCATCTTCGTGACGTCGGCCCCGCTGGGCGAAGGCTCGTATCCGCTCTTGTTCACCGACGCGCTGGTGCGCGGCAAAAAGTGCAAGGGCGCCTGCGCTCGGGACGCGCAAGCCTTCGCGGATTTTCTGACGTCGCCGGCCACGATGGAGCTCGTGATGATGGGCGACGATCTCGATTCCGGTGTGCCGCGTTACCTGCTACCGGCGACGAGGAGCGCGTACCACAGCCCGCGCGTAAAGAACGACTCCACCTATCGTGTGCTAGAGAGCCTCACACGACGGGCGGAGCCGTATCCGAATCGCGATATCTACGAGGTGGTGCAGGATGGCACGCGCGCGGAGCAGCTCCTCGCGCAGCTGAAGGAAGCCGTGGCCACGAAGTGA
- a CDS encoding acyl-CoA thioesterase, with translation MHPETPKLEDFPFRTADTIRYGDTDRQGHVNNAAFATFCETGRVSFLYPENAPIAPAGTSFVIARLTLDFRAEITWPGTVDIGTRVLKVGRSSLTMAQGLFQRGRCVATAESVIVFVDDATRKSTPLTPAILAHVDKARMPE, from the coding sequence ATGCATCCCGAGACGCCGAAGCTCGAAGATTTCCCTTTCCGGACCGCCGATACCATTCGCTACGGCGATACGGATCGCCAGGGACACGTCAACAATGCCGCCTTTGCGACGTTTTGCGAAACCGGGCGCGTGTCGTTTCTCTATCCGGAGAACGCGCCGATCGCACCCGCCGGCACCTCCTTCGTCATCGCCCGGCTGACACTCGACTTCCGCGCGGAGATCACCTGGCCCGGGACCGTCGACATCGGCACGCGCGTGCTCAAGGTCGGTCGAAGCTCGCTCACGATGGCTCAAGGGCTCTTCCAGCGCGGCCGCTGCGTGGCCACGGCGGAATCGGTCATCGTCTTCGTCGATGACGCGACACGCAAATCCACGCCGCTCACACCAGCGATCCTCGCGCACGTGGACAAAGCTAGGATGCCCGAATGA
- a CDS encoding protein kinase: MAFHLEWDFPGAGEQVTEDVVVCNVMAGGYGGWVAEESGRVLGRYTLHGTIAVGGMATVHFGRLHGPIGFSRTVAIKRLHPHYARDPEFVAMFLDEARLTARIWHPNVVPTLDVVSTEGELFVVMEFVHGESLSRLIKAEGSKARRIPPSVVAAILSGTLQGLHAAHEACDEQGQPLSLVHRDVSPQNVLVGVDGVARVLDFGIAKATGRLRTTQHGELKGKLAYMAPEQLLGEETTRQVDIYAASVCLWEALTGRRLFSGNNEGDVLNQVLLGDIPPPGEYVPGLGRTVDDVVLRGLSRDPCNRFRTALEMAIALDEAMDRVASPPQVSAWLRGVVGAEMDERRRTVVEIERQTSQPSTAEALREILPPPESMPPEEPIPSSTGGSVASMRPAEVKTFDAASWLRTALSMSQKNLKTRKAFLALAAWLVFVVTLLVLVVTTWQRPSARAATSKGEPSQPMFNDQREATVFASAPAESVQAPAPPTIASAPAPQLVVDEVVAAIPGPSEIPKASPVVPAAKKSCEPPYYIDKAGIKRFRRECF; the protein is encoded by the coding sequence ATGGCTTTTCATTTGGAGTGGGACTTCCCCGGCGCGGGGGAGCAGGTTACCGAAGATGTGGTAGTCTGCAATGTGATGGCGGGGGGCTACGGTGGTTGGGTGGCGGAGGAGTCTGGCCGCGTACTCGGGCGCTATACGTTGCATGGGACGATTGCCGTGGGCGGGATGGCGACGGTCCATTTTGGGCGGCTGCACGGGCCCATTGGTTTTTCGCGCACGGTTGCGATCAAGCGGCTGCATCCGCACTATGCGCGCGATCCCGAGTTCGTCGCGATGTTTCTCGACGAAGCGCGGTTGACCGCCCGCATTTGGCATCCCAACGTCGTGCCCACGCTCGACGTGGTCTCGACGGAGGGCGAACTCTTCGTCGTCATGGAGTTCGTCCACGGGGAATCCCTCTCGCGGCTGATCAAAGCGGAGGGCTCGAAGGCCCGCCGCATTCCACCGTCCGTCGTGGCGGCCATCTTGTCGGGAACGCTGCAAGGACTTCATGCGGCGCACGAAGCATGCGATGAGCAGGGGCAGCCGCTTTCGTTGGTCCATCGTGACGTCTCGCCACAGAACGTGCTCGTGGGCGTCGATGGCGTGGCGCGCGTTCTCGACTTCGGCATCGCCAAGGCGACAGGAAGGCTGCGCACCACCCAGCATGGGGAACTCAAGGGAAAGCTTGCGTACATGGCGCCCGAACAGCTCCTGGGCGAGGAGACCACGCGGCAGGTGGACATCTATGCCGCATCCGTCTGCTTGTGGGAAGCCCTCACGGGGCGCCGTCTCTTCTCGGGCAACAACGAGGGGGACGTGCTGAATCAAGTACTCCTCGGTGACATTCCGCCGCCGGGCGAGTACGTGCCAGGTCTCGGTAGGACGGTGGATGACGTCGTGTTGCGCGGCCTTTCGCGCGACCCATGCAATCGCTTTCGAACGGCCCTCGAAATGGCCATCGCACTCGACGAAGCGATGGACCGCGTGGCGAGTCCGCCGCAGGTGAGCGCATGGCTACGGGGCGTGGTGGGCGCGGAGATGGACGAGCGACGCCGAACCGTGGTGGAAATCGAGCGGCAGACCAGCCAACCCAGCACGGCAGAAGCGCTGCGCGAGATACTGCCGCCGCCCGAGTCCATGCCGCCCGAGGAGCCGATTCCTTCGTCGACGGGCGGGTCGGTGGCGAGCATGAGGCCGGCCGAGGTGAAAACCTTCGATGCAGCGTCCTGGTTGCGCACAGCCCTCTCGATGTCGCAAAAGAACCTCAAGACGAGGAAGGCGTTTTTGGCGCTGGCTGCATGGCTCGTCTTCGTCGTCACGCTGCTCGTCCTCGTGGTGACCACTTGGCAAAGGCCATCGGCGCGGGCAGCGACGTCGAAAGGAGAGCCATCCCAACCAATGTTCAACGACCAGCGCGAGGCAACGGTGTTCGCATCGGCGCCCGCGGAGTCGGTGCAGGCTCCAGCACCCCCCACCATTGCGAGTGCGCCCGCGCCCCAACTCGTCGTCGACGAAGTCGTCGCCGCGATACCAGGACCAAGCGAAATCCCGAAGGCATCCCCGGTCGTTCCGGCGGCCAAGAAGAGCTGCGAGCCGCCGTACTACATCGACAAGGCCGGAATAAAGCGATTCCGGCGCGAGTGCTTCTGA
- a CDS encoding iron-sulfur cluster assembly accessory protein, translating into MQHVESAAPAAPVPATEQKKEPSITVSPAAVEAIRAQIQKRGVPNTSLRVGIRGGGCSGFSYVIEFHDGPPRARDRVFDYGDVRVVVDPKSLIYLNGSVLDWEKTLMKQGFKFVNPNEKTSCGCGHSFTV; encoded by the coding sequence GTGCAGCACGTTGAATCGGCTGCACCCGCTGCGCCTGTTCCGGCCACGGAGCAGAAGAAAGAGCCCTCCATCACGGTGAGCCCTGCCGCGGTGGAGGCCATTCGCGCGCAGATTCAAAAGCGCGGCGTGCCCAACACCTCCCTGCGCGTGGGCATCCGCGGCGGGGGGTGTTCCGGATTCAGCTACGTCATCGAGTTTCACGATGGCCCCCCCCGCGCGCGCGACCGCGTGTTCGACTACGGCGACGTCCGCGTCGTGGTCGATCCGAAGAGCCTGATTTACCTGAATGGCTCGGTCCTCGATTGGGAAAAGACGCTGATGAAGCAGGGCTTCAAATTCGTGAATCCGAACGAGAAAACCTCGTGCGGATGCGGACATAGCTTCACGGTTTAA
- a CDS encoding S-(hydroxymethyl)glutathione dehydrogenase/class III alcohol dehydrogenase, translating to MKTRAAVAYEAGKPLVIEDVELDGPKAGEVLVEMKATGVCHTDEFTRSGADPEGLFPVIFGHEGAGVVVDVGPGVTSVAKGDHVILLYTPECRACKSCLSRKTNLCTAIRTTQGKGVMPDGTSRFSIGKTKIHHYMGCSTFAQHTVLPEIAVAKVRSDAPFDKICYIGCGVTTGIGAVIYTAKVEPGANVVVFGLGGIGLNVVQGARLAGADKIIGVDLNPARESLARKLGLTHFVNPKNVQGDLVAHLVELTGGGADYSFECVGNVTLMRQALECCHRGWGVSVIIGVAGAGQEISTRPFQLVTGRVWKGTAFGGARGRTDVPKLVDWYMDGKIDIDSLITHKLPLARINESFDLMHEGKSIRTVVEFG from the coding sequence ATGAAAACGCGCGCTGCCGTCGCCTACGAAGCAGGCAAACCTCTGGTCATCGAAGACGTCGAGTTGGATGGGCCCAAGGCCGGTGAAGTCTTGGTGGAGATGAAAGCCACCGGCGTCTGTCACACCGACGAGTTCACGCGCTCGGGCGCCGATCCCGAGGGCCTCTTTCCCGTCATCTTCGGCCACGAAGGCGCCGGCGTCGTCGTCGACGTGGGCCCCGGCGTCACGTCGGTCGCCAAAGGCGATCACGTTATTTTGCTGTACACACCGGAGTGCCGCGCCTGCAAATCGTGTTTGAGCCGTAAAACGAATTTGTGTACGGCCATCCGCACTACGCAGGGCAAGGGCGTCATGCCCGATGGCACGAGTCGCTTTTCCATCGGCAAGACCAAGATTCATCATTACATGGGCTGTTCGACATTCGCGCAGCACACCGTGCTACCGGAGATTGCCGTCGCCAAGGTGCGCTCCGACGCGCCATTCGACAAGATTTGCTACATCGGTTGCGGCGTCACCACGGGCATCGGCGCCGTGATTTACACCGCCAAGGTCGAACCCGGTGCCAACGTCGTCGTGTTCGGGCTCGGTGGCATTGGATTGAATGTGGTGCAGGGTGCACGCCTTGCGGGGGCGGACAAAATCATTGGTGTGGATTTGAATCCCGCCCGTGAATCGCTTGCACGCAAACTGGGGCTTACGCACTTCGTGAATCCAAAGAACGTGCAGGGCGATTTGGTCGCCCATCTCGTGGAGCTCACCGGCGGTGGTGCCGACTACAGCTTCGAATGCGTGGGCAATGTCACCCTGATGCGGCAAGCTCTGGAGTGCTGCCATCGCGGGTGGGGTGTGAGTGTCATCATCGGTGTTGCGGGCGCGGGCCAAGAAATTTCCACGCGACCGTTTCAACTGGTTACCGGTCGGGTGTGGAAGGGAACGGCCTTCGGAGGAGCGAGAGGTCGAACCGACGTTCCGAAATTGGTTGATTGGTATATGGACGGAAAAATCGACATTGATAGCTTGATTACGCACAAACTGCCCCTTGCTCGCATCAACGAGAGTTTCGATTTGATGCACGAAGGAAAGTCGATTCGTACCGTCGTCGAATTTGGGTGA
- the hscB gene encoding Fe-S protein assembly co-chaperone HscB, with product MDPFATLGVERRYDVDLRALEKTHRELSRALHPDKHVGAAAGKREALSRAVEVNAAWRILRDPVKRAEALFSIHGVPVGETNEPKSSPAFLIEVLEQREALDEAKQARDLARVHELAESIEARAQAVQDALAEAFSSAGADREKLGPHVGKLGELRYFRRFLEEVSAIEDDLTTEET from the coding sequence ATGGACCCGTTTGCCACCCTCGGCGTCGAGCGCCGCTACGACGTCGATCTACGCGCGCTCGAGAAGACGCATCGCGAGCTGTCGCGCGCCCTCCACCCCGACAAGCACGTCGGCGCCGCCGCCGGAAAGCGCGAGGCTTTGTCCCGCGCCGTGGAGGTCAACGCCGCTTGGCGCATCCTCCGCGATCCGGTGAAACGGGCCGAGGCGCTCTTTTCGATTCATGGCGTGCCCGTTGGCGAGACCAACGAACCGAAATCGAGCCCGGCCTTCCTCATAGAAGTGCTGGAGCAGCGCGAAGCGCTGGACGAGGCGAAGCAGGCGCGCGACCTCGCGCGGGTCCACGAGCTCGCCGAATCGATCGAGGCGCGCGCACAAGCCGTGCAAGACGCACTGGCCGAAGCCTTTTCGAGCGCCGGCGCAGACCGCGAGAAGCTCGGCCCGCACGTGGGCAAGTTGGGGGAGCTGCGCTACTTCCGGCGATTTCTCGAGGAAGTCAGCGCCATCGAAGATGATTTAACGACGGAGGAGACCTGA
- a CDS encoding BON domain-containing protein, translating to MRELANEQQEATLRQINEALQRQPELRSSEIRFEVDGDAVTLLGSVDDIWMASAIERTVAAVPGVTRVKNCLEIRAELGSEAQAKQTEFGNAEVARSAVGDGDNTLWSR from the coding sequence ATGCGCGAGCTCGCCAATGAACAGCAAGAGGCTACCCTGAGACAAATCAACGAGGCTCTGCAGCGGCAGCCGGAGCTTCGCTCGAGCGAAATTCGCTTCGAGGTCGATGGCGATGCCGTCACCCTACTCGGATCGGTGGACGATATCTGGATGGCCTCGGCGATCGAACGCACCGTGGCGGCCGTTCCGGGCGTCACACGAGTGAAAAATTGTCTCGAAATTCGGGCGGAGCTTGGCTCCGAGGCGCAGGCCAAGCAAACGGAATTCGGCAACGCGGAAGTCGCCCGATCGGCCGTGGGCGACGGCGACAACACGTTGTGGTCACGCTGA
- the iscU gene encoding Fe-S cluster assembly scaffold IscU translates to MAYSEKVVEHAENPRNVGTLDKSDPNVGTGLVGAPACGDVMRLQIKVNDDGVIEDAKFKTFGCGSAIASSSLATEWLKGKTVEQAEAIKNSDIVNELNLPPVKIHCSVLAEDAIKSAIEDYRQKQEARRAAR, encoded by the coding sequence ATGGCGTACAGTGAAAAAGTGGTCGAACACGCGGAAAACCCCCGCAATGTCGGCACCCTGGACAAGAGCGATCCGAACGTTGGAACGGGTCTCGTTGGCGCCCCTGCCTGCGGCGACGTGATGCGTCTGCAGATCAAGGTGAACGACGACGGCGTCATCGAAGACGCCAAGTTCAAGACGTTCGGCTGCGGCTCGGCCATCGCGTCGTCCTCCCTCGCCACCGAGTGGCTCAAGGGCAAGACGGTCGAGCAGGCCGAGGCCATCAAGAACTCGGACATCGTCAACGAGCTGAATCTTCCGCCGGTGAAGATTCACTGCTCGGTGCTCGCGGAAGACGCGATCAAGAGCGCCATCGAGGACTACCGGCAGAAGCAGGAAGCCCGTCGTGCAGCACGTTGA
- a CDS encoding CAP domain-containing protein, which yields MGGGGGGGGGGGGGGGSKDAGGGGSKDAGGGGGTKDAGGGTKDAGGGGSKDLEQICVDKINEYRATKGLAPYARWSAGETCAAGQAKSDSETGTAHGAFGKCQEMAQDECPGWSGPPEAMIGKCLKMMWDEGPGGGHYENMASTRYSKAACGFYTMTNGDVWAVQNFR from the coding sequence GTGGGAGGCGGCGGCGGTGGTGGTGGTGGCGGCGGTGGCGGGGGCGGCAGCAAGGACGCGGGTGGGGGAGGTAGCAAAGACGCCGGTGGCGGTGGTGGCACCAAAGACGCGGGCGGTGGCACCAAGGACGCAGGTGGCGGTGGCTCGAAAGATCTCGAGCAGATCTGTGTCGACAAGATCAACGAGTACCGTGCCACCAAGGGACTCGCACCGTATGCGCGATGGAGCGCGGGCGAGACGTGCGCCGCCGGCCAAGCGAAGAGCGATAGCGAAACCGGCACGGCGCACGGAGCCTTCGGCAAATGCCAAGAGATGGCCCAGGACGAGTGCCCCGGTTGGTCGGGCCCGCCCGAGGCCATGATTGGCAAATGCCTCAAAATGATGTGGGACGAGGGACCCGGCGGCGGCCACTACGAGAACATGGCCAGCACGAGGTACTCGAAGGCGGCCTGCGGCTTCTACACGATGACCAACGGCGACGTGTGGGCGGTGCAGAACTTCCGGTAA
- the crcB gene encoding fluoride efflux transporter CrcB, producing MIRILLIALAGALGTLLRYFVGLWAGRALGTSFPYGTLIVNTAGCFLIALVAQLALTTTLISPTLRLTLTTGFMGGLTTYSSFNLETMNLFRERSWGTGALNLLVTLVGCFLAGVLGLLAAQKLVGE from the coding sequence GTGATCCGCATTCTTCTCATCGCCCTGGCGGGCGCGCTCGGGACCTTGCTGCGTTACTTCGTCGGCCTTTGGGCAGGCCGTGCACTGGGCACGTCGTTTCCATATGGCACGCTCATCGTGAATACCGCAGGCTGCTTTCTGATTGCGCTGGTGGCACAGCTCGCGCTCACGACGACGCTCATCTCGCCGACGTTGCGCCTGACGCTGACGACGGGGTTCATGGGCGGGCTTACCACGTATTCGAGTTTCAATTTGGAAACGATGAATCTATTCCGAGAGCGCTCGTGGGGCACGGGCGCGCTGAATTTGCTCGTGACGTTGGTGGGGTGCTTTCTCGCGGGCGTGCTTGGGTTGCTCGCGGCGCAAAAGCTCGTTGGCGAGTGA
- a CDS encoding YhbY family RNA-binding protein has protein sequence MSSSPPAAKSSLGPTTLNGASLRHLRALGHDLKPTVMLGKEGLTDALVQAAGAALLTHELIKVKILSEAPVDRHETATELAARTKSTMVQVLGRTILLYRRHPKKPKIVLPRTK, from the coding sequence ATGTCGTCTTCGCCTCCCGCAGCCAAATCCAGCCTCGGCCCTACGACCTTGAACGGCGCCTCCCTCCGGCACTTGCGCGCCCTCGGTCACGATTTGAAGCCGACGGTGATGCTCGGGAAAGAAGGATTGACCGATGCCCTCGTCCAGGCCGCCGGCGCCGCCTTGCTCACGCACGAGCTCATCAAGGTGAAGATCCTTTCCGAGGCGCCCGTGGATCGCCATGAGACGGCCACGGAGCTCGCCGCGCGCACGAAGTCCACGATGGTGCAGGTGCTCGGCCGCACCATCCTTTTGTACCGGCGGCACCCCAAGAAGCCGAAAATCGTTCTACCGCGAACGAAGTAG
- a CDS encoding ATP-binding protein — MKKRTLDQARELATRDAFLRELTRKLTLWIGDAERCARRRKAHPEVRRAMAGLLGTMRELHVIANPKAPITLRRRRLDLVSFLPRYLAEWDRLDVHVQGRASLIGHWDRGHLGTLLMELLSNAFKYGRGKEVTITMGARGKMAILLVRSHGTLARDLRGHFARFRRGRGLRAPGFGIGVWLARKIAKAHGGAFRLRSDGSHTVARVALPLTHATGDVASVRFSLVTRP, encoded by the coding sequence ATGAAAAAGCGCACGCTTGACCAGGCGCGGGAGCTCGCCACGCGCGATGCATTCCTCCGCGAATTGACCCGCAAGCTCACGCTCTGGATCGGTGATGCCGAGCGCTGCGCGCGCCGCCGCAAGGCCCACCCCGAGGTGCGCCGCGCCATGGCCGGACTTCTCGGAACGATGCGCGAGTTGCACGTCATCGCCAACCCGAAGGCCCCGATCACTTTGCGCCGGCGGCGCCTCGACTTGGTGAGCTTCCTCCCTCGCTACCTCGCCGAATGGGATAGGCTGGACGTGCACGTCCAAGGCCGCGCTTCTTTGATTGGCCATTGGGACCGTGGCCATTTGGGGACGCTTCTCATGGAGCTGCTCAGCAATGCCTTCAAGTACGGCCGCGGGAAGGAAGTCACCATCACGATGGGCGCGCGCGGCAAGATGGCCATCCTCCTCGTGCGCAGCCACGGAACCCTGGCCCGCGATCTTCGAGGCCACTTCGCGCGCTTCCGCCGCGGTCGCGGCCTTCGCGCTCCGGGCTTCGGCATCGGTGTGTGGCTCGCCCGCAAGATCGCCAAGGCCCACGGCGGCGCCTTTCGCCTTCGCAGCGACGGATCGCACACGGTCGCGCGCGTGGCCCTTCCGCTGACCCACGCGACCGGCGACGTCGCGAGCGTTCGCTTTTCCTTGGTCACTCGCCCGTGA